In one window of Bradyrhizobium sp. AZCC 1721 DNA:
- a CDS encoding HpcH/HpaI aldolase family protein, with amino-acid sequence MTTAKPAPLNRLRQAWREGRPTFGAIATIPSIQTVQIMARSEIDFIIVDLEHGPIDLGSAHAMITATSGTPCVPMVRIAANEPWLAKAPMDLGALGINFPMICSRTEAEKAVRSVRYPPNGDRLWGPFHAPFRWGVSMADYMATADDDMICMVTIEHVEAVERIDEIMATPGIDVAVIGPGDLATSINKRGLPDDPEVVALMKRAEEGILRSGVPIGGVARTAEQANKMIDRGYVALALGFDWSLFQRGIAASLEGIKR; translated from the coding sequence TTGACCACCGCAAAGCCTGCGCCGCTCAACCGCCTCCGCCAGGCGTGGCGGGAGGGGCGCCCGACCTTCGGCGCGATCGCGACCATCCCCTCGATCCAGACCGTGCAGATCATGGCGCGCTCGGAGATCGACTTTATCATCGTCGACCTGGAACACGGCCCGATCGATCTCGGTTCGGCGCATGCGATGATCACGGCGACTTCTGGCACGCCCTGCGTACCGATGGTGCGGATAGCCGCCAACGAGCCCTGGCTGGCGAAAGCGCCGATGGACCTTGGCGCGCTCGGCATCAACTTTCCGATGATCTGCAGCCGCACTGAGGCCGAAAAAGCCGTGCGCAGCGTGCGCTACCCGCCGAACGGCGACCGGCTGTGGGGCCCGTTCCATGCGCCGTTCCGCTGGGGCGTGTCGATGGCGGATTACATGGCGACCGCGGACGACGACATGATCTGCATGGTCACCATCGAGCATGTCGAAGCGGTCGAGCGCATTGACGAGATCATGGCGACGCCTGGCATCGATGTCGCCGTGATCGGCCCCGGCGATCTCGCCACCTCCATCAATAAGCGCGGCCTGCCCGATGATCCCGAGGTCGTGGCGCTGATGAAGCGGGCCGAGGAAGGCATCCTCAGAAGTGGCGTACCAATCGGCGGCGTCGCGCGCACGGCCGAGCAAGCCAACAAGATGATCGACCGCGGCTACGTCGCGCTGGCGCTCGGCTTCGACTGGTCGCTGTTCCAGCGCGGCATCGCGGCAAGCCTTGAAGGGATCAAGCGATAG
- a CDS encoding mandelate racemase/muconate lactonizing enzyme family protein — MRIIDVCEITKPISSPIRNAYIDFSKMTASLVAVVTDVERDGRRVIGYGFNSNGRYGQGGLIRERFRNRILEADPKSVLNPSGDNLDPHKLWAVMMSNEKPGGHGERSVAVGTLDMAVWDATAKIAGKPLFRLLAEQKGREANPRVFVYAAGGYYYPGKDNAALRAEMRGYLNRGYNVVKMKIGGASIDEDQRRIEAVLTEIGSEAQLAVDANGRFDLQTGIAYAKMLRQYPLFWYEEVGDPLDYALQAALSEFYPGPMATGENLFSHQDARNLLRYGGMRPDRDWLQFDCALSYGLVEYLRTLDVLNQFGWSPSRCIPHGGHQMSLNIAAGLGLGGNESYPDLFQPYGGFPDGVKVENGHIVMPELPGIGFEGKSDLIKVMRDLAE; from the coding sequence ATGCGCATCATCGACGTCTGTGAGATCACCAAGCCGATCTCGTCGCCCATCCGCAACGCCTATATCGACTTTTCGAAGATGACCGCGAGCCTCGTCGCTGTCGTGACTGATGTCGAACGCGATGGTCGCAGGGTCATTGGCTACGGCTTCAACTCGAACGGCCGGTACGGCCAGGGCGGTCTCATCCGCGAGCGCTTTCGCAACCGCATTCTGGAAGCAGACCCCAAAAGCGTCCTCAACCCATCCGGTGATAACCTCGATCCGCACAAGCTCTGGGCGGTAATGATGAGCAACGAGAAGCCCGGCGGTCACGGCGAGCGTTCAGTTGCGGTCGGAACGCTCGACATGGCGGTCTGGGACGCGACGGCCAAAATCGCGGGAAAACCGCTGTTCCGGTTGCTCGCTGAGCAAAAGGGGCGCGAGGCCAACCCTCGCGTCTTCGTCTACGCCGCCGGCGGCTACTACTACCCCGGCAAGGACAATGCGGCGCTGCGGGCAGAAATGCGCGGATATCTCAATCGCGGCTACAACGTCGTGAAGATGAAGATCGGTGGCGCATCCATTGACGAGGATCAGCGCCGCATCGAGGCGGTTCTGACCGAGATCGGCTCCGAGGCCCAACTGGCTGTCGACGCCAACGGCCGTTTCGACCTTCAGACCGGCATCGCTTATGCCAAAATGCTCCGCCAGTATCCGCTGTTCTGGTATGAGGAGGTCGGTGACCCCCTCGACTATGCCCTTCAGGCAGCGCTCTCGGAATTCTATCCCGGCCCGATGGCTACCGGCGAGAACTTGTTCTCGCACCAGGATGCGCGCAATCTTCTGCGCTACGGTGGAATGCGCCCGGACCGCGATTGGCTGCAGTTCGACTGCGCCCTGTCTTACGGCTTGGTCGAATATCTGCGCACGCTCGACGTGCTGAATCAATTCGGTTGGTCGCCGTCCCGCTGCATTCCGCACGGCGGCCATCAGATGTCGCTTAACATCGCAGCAGGACTGGGGTTGGGCGGCAATGAGAGCTATCCTGACCTCTTCCAGCCGTACGGCGGCTTTCCGGATGGGGTGAAAGTCGAGAACGGTCACATCGTCATGCCCGAGCTTCCCGGAATCGGGTTCGAGGGCAAGTCGGACCTTATCAAGGTCATGCGCGATCTGGCTGAGTGA
- a CDS encoding LysR family transcriptional regulator, with protein sequence MDLDWLKDFLALAELKSFSRAADARNVTQPAFSRRIRALEDWIGTPLFVRGAQGASLTPAGQHFQPLAADMIRGLERARRDTRSVGERNTIALSIAATHALSFTFFPEWIRNHLRFEALGALNLVSDSMEACEEIMLGGEVHFLLCHYHPEVPTRFEPDRFQSVRVGDDCLVPLCAPYSDGRPAWPLSGTSARPTRLLAYSHASGLGRILSAYQMSRDAIAQMETGFTSHLAATLMTMAREGHGVAWLPRTLAEHDLEQGRLVGAGPPQFDIPIEIRLFRSPDCRNHAADELWHALAQ encoded by the coding sequence ATGGATCTCGACTGGCTCAAAGACTTCCTGGCGCTGGCAGAACTGAAGAGCTTCTCGCGCGCAGCCGACGCGCGGAACGTAACACAGCCGGCTTTCAGCCGGCGCATACGCGCGCTTGAGGACTGGATCGGCACTCCGCTTTTCGTGCGGGGCGCTCAAGGCGCCAGCTTGACGCCAGCCGGCCAGCACTTTCAGCCGCTGGCTGCCGACATGATCCGTGGTTTGGAAAGGGCGCGACGCGATACCCGATCGGTGGGCGAGCGAAATACGATCGCTCTGTCCATCGCAGCAACGCACGCGCTTTCCTTCACGTTTTTCCCCGAATGGATTCGGAACCACCTGCGCTTTGAGGCCCTCGGCGCCCTCAACCTGGTTTCGGACAGCATGGAAGCTTGCGAAGAGATCATGCTCGGCGGAGAGGTGCATTTCCTGCTGTGTCACTATCATCCAGAGGTGCCGACGCGTTTCGAACCCGACCGCTTCCAGAGCGTGCGGGTCGGCGATGATTGTCTGGTCCCGCTCTGCGCGCCCTATTCCGACGGGCGGCCTGCATGGCCGCTCTCGGGCACATCGGCTCGACCGACACGCCTCCTCGCGTATAGCCATGCCTCCGGACTTGGCCGGATCCTCTCCGCCTATCAGATGAGCCGGGATGCGATCGCGCAAATGGAGACCGGCTTTACCTCACATCTCGCCGCGACGCTGATGACGATGGCGCGCGAAGGCCACGGGGTCGCGTGGCTTCCGCGAACATTGGCAGAACACGATCTGGAACAGGGACGGCTCGTTGGCGCGGGGCCACCGCAGTTCGACATACCGATAGAGATCAGATTATTCAGATCGCCCGACTGTCGCAATCACGCAGCAGACGAATTGTGGCATGCGTTGGCCCAATAG